A window of Vigna unguiculata cultivar IT97K-499-35 chromosome 4, ASM411807v1, whole genome shotgun sequence contains these coding sequences:
- the LOC114180485 gene encoding uncharacterized protein LOC114180485 — translation MEFRVGGNLGSDTLKKKLPIKVIDNNLSGLREIVQQMKIIQKNAFKKRHGNLLRLLNVEVQASAVTALAQYYDPPLRCFTFQDFQLAPTIEEFEQILGLSVEDKVPYRHSEQHASISTLAGILKVHPVELEGKMVSKGNSKGIPQGYLEGHLRRLAEKEIGETFMDVLALTLYGVILFPNMENFVDQTALDVFVANKIHSESPVAAVLADVYGSLNLCHTLKRKKMLCCVPVLYVWFVSRIRLGTLNVECLIGELPPSGIEIRGAKEWAQFCASLNGGRIRWCVPGLPKSRVISCGIFPNVPLIGTRSCMNYNPVLAQRQFGCPIKSSPTPESLVVVWTYYEEGISLDLIRRIRSAWGEVLRVEKDLRPWVTDEKISYLSGQNLLSPRK, via the coding sequence ATGGAATTTCGAGTCGGGGGAAATTTAGGGTCAGATACCTTGAAGAAGAAGCTACCTATCAAAGTTATAGACAATAATTTGAGTGGTCTAAGGGAAATAGTGCAACAAATGAAGATTATACAGAAGAATGCTTTCAAGAAGCGGCATGGGAACTTATTGAGGTTGTTGAATGTGGAAGTCCAAGCATCGGCCGTCACTGCTCTGGCTCAATATTATGATCCGCCACTCAGATGTTTCACCTTCCAGGATTTTCAATTGGCACCAACAATAGAAGAGTTTGAACAAATTTTGGGCTTGTCAGTGGAAGATAAAGTCCCTTACAGACATTCAGAGCAACATGCATCTATCTCTACGTTGGCTGGAATCTTGAAGGTACACCCTGTTGAGCTGGAGGGTAAAATGGTCTCCAAGGGCAACTCGAAGGGGATCCCTCAAGGATATTTAGAAGGGCATCTACGTCGTTTGGCGGAAAAAGAAATTGGGGAGACGTTCATGGATGTGTTGGCTCTCACACTTTATGGAGTCATACTCTTCCCTAACATGGAGAATTTTGTTGATCAAACTGCCCTCGATGTGTTTGTTGCCAACAAGATTCATTCAGAAAGTCCAGTCGCTGCGGTTCTAGCTGATGTGTATGGGAGTTTGAACCTATGCCACACActcaagaggaagaagatgcTATGCTGTGTACCTGTGTTGTATGTGTGGTTTGTATCTCGAATCCGTCTAGGTACATTGAATGTTGAATGTCTTATTGGAGAGTTACCACCTAGCGGCATTGAAATTCGGGGGGCGAAGGAATGGGCCCAGTTTTGTGCGAGTTTGAATGGGGGAAGAATTAGATGGTGTGTCCCGGGGTTGCCAAAGTCACGTGTCATTTCTTGTGGGATTTTCCCTAACGTCCCCCTAATAGGCACTAGAAGTTGCATGAATTATAACCCTGTCTTGGCTCAACGACAATTTGGGTGTCCGATCAAGAGCTCCCCAACTCCAGAATCTTTGGTTGTCGTTTGGACTTATTATGAAGAAGGAATTTCCCTCGATCTAATTCGACGAATTAGGAGTGCTTGGGGTGAGGTCCTGCGCGTAGAAAAGGACCTAAGGCCATGGGTAACCGACGAGAAGATATCCTACCTGAGCGGTCAGAACCTGCTGAGTCCGAGGAAATGA
- the LOC114182718 gene encoding heavy metal-associated isoprenylated plant protein 45, whose translation MYNMFGWRPRKKKLPNVLSIVELKVHMDCQGCEERIRRAISKLNGVDSLDIDMDQQKVTVRGYVEKGKVLRIVRRTGRRAEYWPFPYDSEYYPYASQYLDESTFSTTYNYYRHGYNESVYGYFPDQAYSTVQDETVFLFSDDNVHAPCAIM comes from the exons ATGTATAACATGTTTGGGTGGAGACCTCGGAAAAAGAAACTTCCTAATGTTTTGTCG ATAGTTGAACTTAAGGTGCATATGGATTGCCAAGGATGTGAAGAAAGAATTAGAAGGGCAATCTCCAAATTGAATG GAGTTGATAGCTTGGACATAGACATGGATCAACAGAAGGTAACAGTAAGAGGGTATGTGGAGAAAGGGAAGGTGTTAAGGATTGTAAGAAGAACAGGAAGAAGAGCAGAATATTGGCCATTCCCTTATGACAGTGAATACTACCCTTATGCCTCTCAATACTTGGATGAGTCCACTTTCTCTACTACCTATAATTACTACAGACATGGCTACAATGAGAGTGTTTATGGCTATTTTCCTGATCAAGCATATTCCACTGTTCAGGATGAAACCGTCTTTCTCTTTAGTGATGATAATGTTCATGCTCCCTGTGCCATCATGTGA